A single region of the Pseudomonas sp. VD-NE ins genome encodes:
- the dnaE gene encoding DNA polymerase III subunit alpha: MPASFVHLRLHTEYSLVDGLVRIKPLVKALTAMNMPAVAVTDQNNMCSLVKFYKNTMGAGIKPICGADLWLSNKDPDAPLSRLSLLVMNAKGYRNLTELISRGFIEGQRNGMIIVEREWVAEANEGLIMLSAAKEGEIGMTMIGGNPAEAEVLAREWMAVFPDRFYLEIQRTNRPNDEEQLHGAVALADKLGAPLVATNDVRFIKQEDFAAHETRVCIGEGRALDDPRRSKNYSDQQYLKSAEEMIELFSDIPDAIENTVEIAKRCNIEVKLGTHFLPNFPIPDGMTIDEYFRKVSFDGLEERLSVLLPKDTTEDYEAKRQVYVDRLNFELDIIIQMGFPGYFLIVMDFIQWAKNNGVPVGPGRGSGAGSLVAYVQKITDLDPLEYDLLFERFLNPERVSMPDFDVDFCMDGRDRVIDYVAEKYGRNAVSQIITFGSMAAKAVVRDVARVQGKSYGLADRLSKMIPFEVGMTLEKAYEQEEILRDFIKVDEEAAEIWEMARKLEGVVRNVGKHAGGVVIAPTKLTDFSPIYCDEAGDGLVTQFDKDDVEAAGLVKFDFLGLRTLTIIDWALKTINRDRAKVNEPPLDIAFIPLDDKPTYSLLQKAETTAVFQLESRGMKELIKKLKPDCLEDLIALVALFRPGPLQSGMVDDFINRKHGRAELAYPHSDYQYEGLKPVLAPTYGIILYQEQVMQIAQVMAGYTLGGADMLRRAMGKKKPEEMAKQRGGFIEGCATNNIDADLAGNIFDLVEKFAGYGFNKSHSAAYGLVSYQTAWLKAHYPAPFMAAVLSADMHNTDKVVTLIEEVRTMKLRLDAPDVNTSEFKFTVNDDGRIVYGLGAIKGVGEGPVEAITEARQEGPFKDLFDFCARVDLKRINKRTLDGLIRSGALDRLGPYFHDEQKAYQANIDRNRAVLLAAMEEAIKAAEQTARTHDSGHADLFGGLFVEEDADVYASHRKAKELTLKERLKGEKDTLGLYLTGHPIDEYEGEIRRFARQRIIDLKPARDTQTVAGMIIALRVMKNKKGDKMGFITLDDRSGRIEASLFADAFHSAQSLLQTDAMVVVEGEVSNDDFSGGLRLRVKRVMSMEDARTNLAESLRLKLQTQDLKGDQLRWLGDLLKRHRGACPITMEYTSPDAKTLLQFGETWRIDPADALIQALRDQFGRDNVFLQYR, from the coding sequence ATGCCGGCTTCATTCGTTCATCTACGCCTGCACACTGAATACTCCCTGGTCGACGGGCTGGTGCGGATCAAGCCGCTGGTCAAGGCGCTGACGGCCATGAACATGCCGGCGGTCGCGGTCACCGACCAGAACAACATGTGTTCTCTGGTCAAATTCTATAAAAACACCATGGGCGCCGGCATCAAGCCGATTTGCGGCGCCGACCTGTGGCTGTCGAACAAAGACCCGGACGCTCCGCTGAGCCGGCTCAGCCTGTTGGTGATGAACGCCAAGGGCTATCGCAACCTCACCGAGCTGATCTCGCGCGGCTTCATCGAAGGCCAGCGCAACGGCATGATCATTGTCGAGCGCGAGTGGGTGGCGGAAGCCAACGAAGGCCTGATCATGCTGTCCGCCGCCAAAGAAGGCGAGATCGGCATGACCATGATCGGCGGCAACCCGGCCGAAGCCGAAGTGCTGGCGCGTGAATGGATGGCGGTGTTTCCGGATCGCTTCTATCTGGAAATCCAGCGCACCAACCGTCCCAACGATGAAGAGCAATTGCACGGTGCCGTCGCACTTGCCGACAAACTTGGCGCGCCGTTGGTGGCGACCAACGATGTGCGCTTCATCAAGCAGGAAGACTTCGCCGCCCACGAAACCCGCGTGTGCATCGGTGAGGGCCGTGCCCTCGACGATCCACGGCGCTCGAAGAATTACAGCGATCAGCAATACCTGAAAAGCGCCGAGGAAATGATCGAGCTGTTCAGCGATATTCCCGATGCGATTGAAAACACCGTCGAGATTGCCAAGCGCTGCAACATCGAAGTGAAGCTGGGCACGCACTTTTTGCCCAACTTCCCGATCCCCGATGGCATGACCATCGACGAGTATTTCCGCAAAGTCTCCTTCGACGGTCTCGAAGAGCGCCTGTCGGTGCTGCTGCCCAAGGACACCACCGAAGACTACGAAGCCAAGCGTCAGGTCTACGTCGACCGCTTGAATTTCGAGCTGGATATCATCATCCAGATGGGCTTCCCCGGTTACTTCCTGATCGTTATGGACTTTATCCAGTGGGCCAAGAACAACGGCGTACCGGTAGGTCCCGGCCGTGGGTCGGGTGCCGGTTCGTTGGTGGCCTACGTGCAGAAGATCACCGACCTCGACCCGCTGGAATACGACCTGCTGTTCGAACGTTTCCTTAACCCGGAACGGGTCTCGATGCCCGACTTCGACGTCGACTTCTGCATGGACGGTCGCGACCGGGTGATCGACTACGTGGCCGAGAAATACGGCCGCAACGCGGTAAGCCAGATCATCACGTTCGGTTCCATGGCCGCCAAGGCTGTGGTGCGCGACGTGGCGCGGGTACAGGGCAAGTCCTATGGCCTGGCGGATCGTCTGTCGAAGATGATTCCGTTCGAAGTCGGCATGACCCTGGAAAAAGCCTACGAGCAGGAAGAAATCCTCCGTGACTTTATCAAGGTCGATGAAGAGGCTGCGGAAATCTGGGAGATGGCGCGCAAGCTTGAAGGCGTCGTGCGTAACGTCGGTAAACACGCCGGTGGTGTGGTCATCGCGCCGACCAAGCTGACCGACTTCTCGCCGATCTATTGCGACGAGGCCGGCGACGGTCTGGTAACCCAGTTCGACAAGGACGACGTTGAAGCGGCTGGTCTGGTGAAGTTCGACTTCCTCGGTCTGCGGACCCTGACGATCATCGACTGGGCGCTGAAAACCATCAACCGTGATCGCGCCAAGGTCAACGAGCCGCCGCTGGATATCGCGTTTATCCCGCTGGACGACAAACCGACGTACTCGTTGTTGCAGAAAGCTGAAACCACAGCAGTGTTCCAGCTTGAATCCCGCGGTATGAAAGAGCTGATCAAAAAGCTCAAGCCCGACTGCCTGGAAGACTTGATCGCACTGGTGGCCCTGTTCCGTCCGGGCCCGCTGCAGTCCGGCATGGTGGACGACTTCATCAACCGTAAGCACGGTCGCGCCGAACTGGCGTACCCGCACTCGGATTACCAATACGAAGGCCTCAAGCCAGTATTGGCACCGACTTACGGCATCATCCTGTATCAGGAACAGGTGATGCAGATTGCTCAGGTCATGGCCGGTTACACCCTCGGCGGTGCGGACATGCTCCGTCGGGCGATGGGTAAGAAAAAACCCGAGGAAATGGCCAAGCAGCGCGGCGGTTTCATTGAAGGTTGCGCGACCAACAATATCGACGCCGACCTTGCCGGTAACATTTTCGACCTGGTAGAAAAGTTCGCCGGTTACGGCTTCAACAAATCTCACTCCGCCGCCTACGGCCTGGTGTCGTATCAGACGGCCTGGCTGAAAGCTCACTACCCGGCGCCATTCATGGCTGCGGTACTGTCGGCGGATATGCACAACACCGACAAGGTCGTGACCTTGATCGAGGAAGTGCGCACGATGAAGCTGCGCCTCGACGCGCCGGACGTGAACACTTCGGAGTTCAAGTTTACGGTGAACGACGACGGCCGCATCGTCTACGGCCTCGGCGCGATCAAAGGCGTTGGTGAGGGTCCGGTCGAGGCGATTACCGAAGCGCGTCAGGAAGGTCCGTTCAAGGATCTGTTCGACTTCTGCGCGCGGGTCGACCTCAAGCGCATCAACAAACGTACCCTCGACGGTTTGATCCGCAGCGGTGCACTGGATCGTCTGGGGCCGTACTTCCACGACGAACAAAAAGCCTATCAGGCCAACATCGACCGTAACCGTGCTGTGCTGTTGGCGGCGATGGAAGAGGCGATCAAAGCGGCCGAACAAACCGCGCGGACCCACGACAGCGGCCACGCCGACCTGTTTGGCGGGCTGTTTGTCGAGGAAGACGCCGACGTTTATGCGTCCCATCGCAAGGCCAAGGAGCTGACCCTCAAGGAACGCCTCAAGGGTGAAAAAGACACCCTGGGCCTGTACCTGACGGGTCACCCGATCGACGAGTACGAAGGCGAGATCCGCCGTTTCGCCCGTCAGCGCATCATTGATCTGAAACCGGCCCGGGATACGCAAACCGTGGCGGGGATGATCATTGCCCTGCGCGTGATGAAGAACAAAAAGGGCGACAAGATGGGTTTCATCACCCTCGACGACCGCTCCGGGCGGATCGAGGCGTCGCTGTTTGCCGACGCGTTTCACTCTGCGCAGTCGCTGCTGCAGACCGATGCGATGGTGGTGGTTGAAGGCGAAGTCAGCAACGACGACTTCTCCGGCGGCCTGCGCCTGCGCGTCAAACGGGTGATGAGCATGGAAGATGCGCGCACCAACCTCGCCGAGAGCCTGCGCCTGAAGCTGCAAACCCAGGACCTGAAAGGTGATCAGCTACGCTGGTTGGGTGATTTGCTCAAGCGGCATCGCGGCGCGTGCCCGATCACCATGGAGTACACCAGCCCGGATGCGAAGACCTTGCTGCAGTTTGGCGAGACATGGCGGATCGACCCGGCGGATGCCTTGATTCAGGCTCTGCGTGACCAGTTCGGGCGAGACAACGTCTTCCTCCAATACCGTTGA
- the rnhB gene encoding ribonuclease HII, translated as MQMGLDFTLVAEVEELVAGVDEVGRGPLCGAVVTAAVILDPNRPILGLNDSKKLTEAKREKLYDEIIEKSLSWCIARAEVEEIDELNILHATMLAMQRAVAGLHIQPKLAMIDGNRCPQLPMRAEAVVQGDGKVPAIAAASILAKVSRDREMAAFELIYPGYGIGGHKGYPTPVHLEALVRLGPTPIHRRSFAPVRQAYEALEGLTQV; from the coding sequence ATGCAGATGGGCCTGGATTTCACCCTGGTCGCCGAAGTCGAAGAATTGGTGGCCGGCGTCGATGAAGTCGGTCGAGGCCCGTTGTGTGGGGCGGTGGTGACGGCAGCGGTAATCCTCGATCCGAACCGACCGATTCTCGGCCTCAACGACTCGAAGAAGCTCACCGAAGCCAAGCGCGAAAAGCTCTACGACGAAATCATCGAGAAGTCCCTGAGCTGGTGCATCGCCCGCGCTGAAGTGGAAGAAATCGACGAGCTGAACATCCTCCACGCGACCATGTTGGCCATGCAGCGCGCGGTCGCCGGCCTGCACATTCAGCCGAAACTGGCGATGATCGACGGCAACCGCTGCCCGCAACTGCCGATGCGTGCCGAAGCCGTAGTGCAGGGCGACGGCAAGGTCCCAGCCATCGCTGCCGCATCGATTCTGGCCAAGGTCAGCCGCGACCGCGAAATGGCCGCCTTCGAATTGATCTACCCGGGTTATGGCATTGGTGGCCATAAAGGCTACCCGACGCCCGTTCATCTGGAAGCGTTGGTGCGTCTTGGCCCGACGCCGATTCACCGGCGCTCGTTTGCCCCGGTGCGTCAGGCTTATGAAGCGCTCGAAGGCCTGACACAGGTTTAG
- a CDS encoding OmpH family outer membrane protein has protein sequence MRKLTQLVLLASLMVAGPAFADMKIAVLNYQMALLESDAAKKYAVDAEKKFGPQLTKLKTLESSAKGIQDRLMAGGDKMQQGERERLELEFKQKARDFQFQSKELNEAKAVADREMLKQLKPKLDSAVEEVIKKGGFDLVFERGAVIDVKPQYDITRQVIERMNQLK, from the coding sequence GTGCGTAAGTTGACTCAATTGGTTCTCCTGGCCTCCTTGATGGTGGCAGGCCCGGCATTTGCCGACATGAAAATTGCCGTTCTGAACTATCAGATGGCCTTGCTGGAATCCGACGCTGCGAAGAAGTACGCCGTGGATGCCGAGAAGAAGTTCGGTCCACAACTGACCAAGCTGAAAACGCTGGAAAGCAGCGCCAAGGGCATTCAGGACCGTCTGATGGCCGGTGGCGACAAAATGCAGCAAGGTGAACGTGAGCGTCTGGAGCTGGAATTCAAGCAAAAGGCCCGTGACTTCCAGTTCCAGTCCAAGGAGCTGAACGAAGCCAAAGCTGTTGCCGACCGCGAAATGCTCAAGCAACTGAAGCCGAAACTGGATAGCGCAGTGGAAGAAGTCATCAAGAAAGGTGGTTTTGACCTGGTGTTCGAGCGTGGCGCAGTGATCGATGTCAAACCGCAGTACGACATCACGCGCCAGGTAATCGAGCGCATGAATCAGCTGAAGTAA
- the lpxD gene encoding UDP-3-O-(3-hydroxymyristoyl)glucosamine N-acyltransferase — MTVTIKLGQLAEFLGATLRGDPEKQITGLATLQEAGPAQLSFLANPQYRKFLAGSQAAALLLKEADAEGFAGNSLVVPDPYLAYARISHLFDPKPKASAGIHPSAVIAPDAVVDSSASIGPFVVIEAGARIGAQVTLGAHCVVGARSEIGEGGWLAPRVTLYHDVRIGKRVVIQSGAVLGGEGFGFANEKGIWQKIAQIGGVTIGDDVEIGVNTAIDRGALADTVIGNGVKLDNQIQIAHNVQVGDHTAMAACVGISGSTKIGKHCMLAGGVGLVGHIDICDNVFLTGMTMVTHSITEPGAYSSGTAMQPAAEWRKSAARIRQLDDIARRLKQLEKRVGEVTPDGNASSDG, encoded by the coding sequence ATGACCGTGACTATCAAGCTCGGCCAGTTGGCCGAGTTCCTCGGCGCCACCCTGCGTGGCGACCCTGAGAAGCAAATTACTGGGCTAGCCACTTTGCAAGAGGCTGGCCCAGCTCAGTTGAGCTTTCTGGCAAACCCACAATATCGCAAATTCCTGGCGGGCTCGCAGGCAGCAGCACTGTTGCTCAAAGAAGCCGATGCCGAAGGTTTTGCCGGTAATTCATTGGTGGTGCCTGATCCTTACCTGGCTTATGCGCGTATTTCCCACCTGTTCGATCCCAAGCCAAAAGCCTCTGCGGGTATCCATCCGTCAGCGGTGATTGCGCCTGACGCCGTGGTTGATTCAAGCGCCAGCATCGGCCCTTTTGTGGTGATCGAAGCCGGTGCGCGAATTGGTGCGCAGGTGACACTGGGTGCACATTGCGTTGTTGGTGCCCGCAGCGAAATCGGTGAAGGCGGCTGGCTCGCTCCGCGCGTGACGCTGTATCACGACGTGCGCATCGGCAAGCGAGTGGTGATTCAGTCCGGTGCCGTGCTCGGTGGTGAAGGCTTTGGCTTTGCCAACGAAAAAGGCATCTGGCAGAAGATCGCCCAGATCGGTGGCGTGACCATCGGCGACGATGTCGAGATTGGCGTGAATACCGCCATCGACCGCGGCGCTCTGGCCGATACCGTAATCGGTAATGGCGTGAAACTCGACAACCAGATCCAGATCGCCCACAACGTTCAGGTCGGTGATCACACCGCCATGGCGGCGTGCGTCGGGATCTCCGGAAGCACCAAAATCGGCAAGCACTGCATGCTCGCCGGCGGTGTCGGGCTGGTCGGCCACATTGATATTTGCGACAACGTTTTCCTGACCGGGATGACTATGGTGACTCACTCGATTACCGAGCCGGGTGCCTATTCTTCCGGCACAGCCATGCAACCAGCGGCCGAATGGCGCAAAAGCGCGGCCCGCATCCGTCAGCTCGATGACATCGCGCGACGTTTGAAACAGCTGGAAAAGCGCGTAGGGGAAGTGACCCCTGACGGCAATGCTTCATCAGATGGCTGA
- the lpxB gene encoding lipid-A-disaccharide synthase, giving the protein MANLRIALVAGEASGDILGAGLMRALKAQHPAVEFIGVGGPLMQAEGLTSYFPMERLSVMGLVEVLGRLRELLKRRKDLIATLIAEKPDVFIGIDAPDFNLNIELKLRQAGIKTVHYVSPSVWAWRQKRVLKIREGCDLMLTLLPFEAKFYEEKGVPVRFVGHTLADTIPLEADRAAARAELGLPDGPLVALMPGSRGGEVSRLGALFLDTAERLRAMRPGLRFVIPCANAERRAQLEELLAGRDLPVTLLDGKSHLALAACNAVLIASGTATLEALLYKRPMVVAYRLAPLTFWILKRMVKSPYVSLPNLLAQRLLVPELLQDDATVEALAQTLSPLIEGGEEQTRGFDEIHRTLRLDASNQAADAVLNLIGQTR; this is encoded by the coding sequence ATGGCCAATCTGCGTATTGCGCTGGTGGCAGGTGAAGCTTCCGGTGACATTCTCGGCGCCGGTCTCATGCGCGCCCTCAAGGCACAGCATCCGGCGGTCGAATTCATCGGCGTCGGCGGCCCGTTGATGCAGGCCGAAGGCCTGACCTCCTACTTTCCGATGGAGCGTTTGTCGGTCATGGGCCTGGTGGAAGTGCTCGGGCGCCTGCGCGAGTTGCTCAAGCGCCGCAAGGACCTGATCGCCACGCTGATCGCCGAGAAACCGGACGTGTTCATCGGTATCGACGCCCCGGACTTCAACCTCAATATTGAACTCAAGTTGCGTCAGGCCGGGATCAAGACCGTGCATTACGTCAGCCCGTCGGTGTGGGCGTGGCGGCAGAAGCGTGTGCTGAAGATCCGCGAAGGCTGCGACCTGATGTTGACGCTGCTGCCGTTCGAAGCAAAGTTCTACGAAGAAAAAGGCGTACCGGTACGGTTCGTCGGTCACACGCTGGCCGATACCATTCCGCTGGAAGCTGATCGCGCTGCGGCGCGTGCCGAACTGGGCCTGCCCGACGGTCCGCTGGTGGCGTTGATGCCCGGCAGCCGTGGTGGCGAAGTGTCCCGCCTCGGCGCGCTGTTCCTCGATACTGCCGAACGTCTGCGTGCGATGCGCCCGGGTTTGCGCTTTGTCATCCCGTGCGCCAATGCCGAACGCCGCGCGCAGCTTGAAGAGCTGCTCGCTGGCCGCGATCTGCCGGTGACCTTGCTCGACGGCAAATCCCATCTGGCGCTGGCGGCGTGCAATGCGGTGTTGATCGCCTCCGGCACGGCCACATTGGAAGCGCTGCTGTACAAGCGGCCGATGGTGGTGGCGTACCGTTTGGCACCGCTGACGTTCTGGATTCTGAAACGCATGGTCAAGAGCCCGTACGTGTCCTTGCCGAACCTGCTGGCCCAGCGTCTGCTGGTCCCGGAATTGTTGCAGGATGATGCAACAGTCGAGGCGCTGGCACAGACCCTGTCGCCGTTGATCGAAGGCGGCGAAGAACAGACCCGCGGCTTCGACGAGATCCATCGCACATTGCGCCTGGATGCCTCCAATCAGGCGGCGGACGCCGTCCTCAACCTGATCGGTCAAACACGATGA
- the lpxA gene encoding acyl-ACP--UDP-N-acetylglucosamine O-acyltransferase has product MSLIDPRAIIDPSAVLADGVEVGPWSIIGAGVEIGEGTVIGPHVILKGPTRIGKHNRIYQFSSVGEDTPDLKYKGEETRLVIGDHNVIREGVTIHRGTVQDRSETTLGDHNLIMAYAHIGHDSVIGNNCILVNNTALAGHVHVDDWAILSGFTLVHQYCHIGAHSFSGMGTAIGKDVPAFVTVFGNPAEARSMNFEGMRRRGFSEDAIHTLRRAYKTVYRQGLTVEQALAELAEPAAQFPEVAIFRDSIQSSTRGITR; this is encoded by the coding sequence ATGAGTTTGATTGACCCTCGCGCAATCATCGATCCGTCGGCCGTTCTGGCTGATGGCGTCGAGGTCGGCCCGTGGTCGATCATCGGCGCAGGTGTGGAAATCGGCGAGGGTACCGTGATCGGGCCGCATGTAATCCTCAAAGGCCCGACCCGCATCGGCAAGCACAATCGCATCTACCAGTTTTCCTCGGTAGGCGAAGACACGCCCGATCTGAAATACAAAGGCGAAGAAACCCGTCTGGTGATCGGTGACCACAACGTCATTCGTGAAGGCGTGACTATTCACCGTGGCACTGTGCAGGACCGTTCGGAAACCACGCTGGGGGATCACAACCTGATCATGGCCTACGCGCACATTGGTCACGACAGTGTCATCGGCAACAACTGCATCCTGGTCAACAACACTGCGTTGGCTGGCCATGTGCATGTAGATGACTGGGCGATCCTCTCCGGCTTCACCCTTGTTCACCAGTATTGCCACATTGGCGCCCACAGCTTTTCCGGCATGGGCACCGCTATCGGCAAGGACGTTCCGGCGTTCGTCACCGTATTCGGCAACCCTGCCGAAGCGCGCAGCATGAACTTCGAAGGCATGCGCCGTCGTGGTTTCAGCGAAGACGCCATTCACACCCTGCGTCGCGCCTATAAAACCGTATATCGCCAAGGCCTGACGGTTGAGCAGGCACTGGCTGAGCTGGCCGAACCCGCTGCGCAGTTCCCGGAAGTCGCGATATTCCGTGACTCCATTCAATCGTCGACTCGCGGCATCACTCGCTGA
- the bamA gene encoding outer membrane protein assembly factor BamA, which translates to MKRLLLTAVLTVLMIAEVHAESFTISDIRVNGLQRVSAGSVFGALPLNVGEQADDRRLVESTRALFKTGFFQDIQLGREGNVLVITVVERPSVASIEIEGNKAISTEDLMKGLKQSGLAEGEIFQRATLEGVRNELQRQYVAQGRYSATVDTEVVSQPRNRVGLKVKINEGTVAAIQHINVVGNTVFPEEDLTDLFELKTTNWLSFFKNDDKYAREKLSGDLERLRSYYLDRGYINMDIASTQVSITPDKKHVYITVNVTEGEKYTVRDVKLSGDLKVPEDQVKSLLLVQKGQVFSRKLMTTTSELITRRLGNEGYTFANVNGVPQPHDDDHTVDILFAVDPGKRAYVNRINFRGNTKSEDEVLRREMRQMEGGWASTYLIDQSKTRLERLGFFKEVNVETPAVPGVDDQVDVNYSVEEQASGSITASVGFAQSAGLILGGSITQNNFLGTGNRVSIGLTRSEYQSRYNFGYVDPYWTADGVSLGYNAFYRTTDYKDLDVDVASYAVDSLGAGVNVGYPISETSRLTFGLSVQQDEIKTGTYTVDEIFDFVNKEGDKYLNFKASAGWSESTLNKGVLPTRGRSQSLTLETTVPGSDLSFYKLDYRGQLFQPISENYTLRLHTELGYGDGYGSTDGLPFYENYYAGGFNSVRGFKDSTLGPRSTPSRGTNPGTLADPDQDPLPFGGNVLIQGGVEVLFPLPFVKDQRSLRTSVFWDVGNVFDSQCKDTTNANGSSSNTKCNDISLSNMASSVGVGVTWVTALGPLSFALAMPVKKPDDADTQVFQFSLGQTF; encoded by the coding sequence ATGAAACGTCTGCTGCTAACTGCGGTTCTCACCGTATTGATGATCGCCGAAGTTCACGCCGAGTCCTTCACTATCTCTGATATTCGCGTCAATGGCCTCCAGCGGGTCTCCGCGGGTAGCGTCTTTGGTGCCTTGCCGTTGAACGTCGGTGAGCAGGCGGATGATCGTCGCCTGGTGGAATCCACTCGTGCGTTGTTCAAAACCGGTTTCTTTCAAGATATCCAGCTGGGCCGCGAAGGCAACGTTCTGGTCATCACGGTCGTTGAACGCCCGTCGGTCGCCAGTATCGAGATCGAAGGCAACAAGGCGATCTCCACTGAAGACTTGATGAAAGGTCTCAAACAATCCGGTCTGGCCGAAGGCGAGATCTTCCAGCGCGCCACCCTTGAGGGTGTGCGTAACGAACTGCAACGCCAGTACGTCGCGCAAGGTCGCTACTCGGCTACGGTCGATACCGAAGTGGTCTCGCAACCGCGTAACCGCGTTGGTCTGAAAGTGAAGATCAACGAAGGCACCGTTGCCGCCATTCAGCACATCAACGTGGTGGGCAACACGGTTTTCCCTGAGGAAGACCTGACCGACCTGTTCGAACTGAAAACCACCAACTGGCTGTCGTTCTTCAAGAACGATGACAAGTACGCCCGTGAAAAGCTTTCCGGTGACCTCGAGCGCCTGCGTTCCTATTACCTGGACCGTGGCTATATCAACATGGATATCGCTTCGACCCAGGTGTCCATCACCCCGGACAAGAAGCACGTCTACATCACTGTCAACGTCACCGAAGGCGAGAAGTACACCGTTCGTGACGTCAAACTCAGCGGTGACCTGAAAGTCCCTGAAGATCAGGTCAAGTCCTTGCTGCTGGTGCAGAAAGGTCAGGTGTTCTCGCGCAAGCTGATGACCACTACGTCCGAGCTGATCACCCGTCGTCTGGGTAACGAGGGTTACACCTTCGCCAACGTCAACGGCGTACCGCAGCCGCACGATGATGACCACACCGTGGACATCCTGTTCGCTGTTGATCCGGGCAAGCGTGCCTACGTCAATCGCATCAACTTCCGTGGCAACACCAAGTCCGAAGACGAAGTGCTGCGTCGTGAAATGCGTCAGATGGAAGGCGGCTGGGCTTCGACCTACCTGATCGACCAATCGAAAACCCGTCTCGAGCGTCTCGGCTTCTTCAAGGAAGTCAACGTTGAAACCCCGGCTGTGCCAGGTGTCGACGACCAGGTGGACGTGAACTACAGCGTTGAAGAACAGGCTTCCGGTTCGATTACCGCCAGTGTCGGTTTCGCCCAGAGCGCCGGTCTGATTCTCGGTGGTTCGATCACCCAGAACAACTTCCTCGGTACCGGTAACCGCGTCAGCATCGGCCTGACTCGCAGCGAATACCAGAGCCGCTACAACTTCGGCTACGTTGACCCGTACTGGACCGCAGATGGCGTGAGCCTGGGTTACAACGCGTTCTATCGCACCACTGACTACAAAGACCTCGACGTCGACGTAGCGAGCTATGCGGTAGACAGCCTGGGTGCCGGCGTAAACGTTGGCTACCCGATCAGCGAAACTTCGCGTCTGACCTTTGGCCTGTCGGTTCAGCAGGACGAGATCAAGACCGGTACCTACACTGTTGACGAGATTTTCGACTTCGTAAACAAAGAAGGCGACAAATACCTGAACTTCAAGGCGTCGGCCGGCTGGTCCGAATCGACCCTGAACAAAGGCGTGCTGCCGACCCGTGGCCGTTCCCAGAGCCTGACCCTGGAAACCACCGTGCCGGGCAGCGATCTGTCGTTCTATAAACTTGATTACCGTGGTCAGCTGTTCCAGCCGATCAGCGAGAACTACACCCTGCGTCTGCACACCGAATTGGGTTATGGCGACGGTTACGGTTCTACAGACGGCTTGCCGTTCTATGAAAACTACTATGCTGGTGGTTTCAACTCGGTTCGTGGCTTCAAGGACAGCACCCTCGGCCCGCGCAGTACGCCGAGCCGTGGTACCAACCCGGGCACGCTGGCTGACCCGGACCAGGACCCACTGCCGTTCGGTGGTAACGTCCTGATCCAGGGTGGTGTCGAGGTTCTGTTCCCGCTGCCATTCGTGAAAGACCAGCGCTCCCTGCGTACTTCGGTATTCTGGGATGTGGGTAACGTATTTGACTCGCAGTGCAAGGACACTACCAATGCGAACGGCTCGTCGTCGAACACCAAGTGCAACGACATCAGCCTGAGCAACATGGCCAGTTCCGTGGGTGTCGGCGTGACCTGGGTCACCGCACTGGGTCCTCTGAGCTTCGCGTTGGCCATGCCGGTCAAGAAGCCGGATGACGCTGATACTCAAGTGTTCCAATTCTCCCTCGGCCAGACGTTCTAA
- the fabZ gene encoding 3-hydroxyacyl-ACP dehydratase FabZ: MMDINEIREYLPHRYPFLLVDRVVELDTEGKRIRAYKNVSINEPFFNGHFPAHPIMPGVLIIEAMAQAAGILGFKMLDVKPADGTLYYFVGSDKLRFRQPVKPGDQLILEATFISCKRKIWKFECQASVDGKPVCSAEIICAEQKV; the protein is encoded by the coding sequence ATGATGGACATCAACGAGATTCGCGAATACCTGCCTCACCGTTACCCGTTCCTGCTGGTGGACCGGGTGGTGGAACTGGACACTGAAGGCAAGCGCATTCGCGCCTACAAGAATGTCAGCATCAATGAACCGTTCTTCAATGGTCACTTCCCGGCGCATCCAATCATGCCGGGCGTGCTGATCATCGAGGCGATGGCTCAGGCTGCCGGGATCCTCGGTTTTAAAATGCTTGATGTGAAGCCAGCCGACGGCACGCTTTACTACTTCGTCGGTTCCGACAAGCTGCGCTTCCGCCAGCCAGTCAAGCCGGGCGACCAGCTGATCCTCGAAGCGACCTTCATCAGCTGCAAGCGCAAGATCTGGAAATTCGAATGCCAGGCTTCGGTGGATGGCAAACCGGTCTGCTCGGCAGAGATCATCTGTGCGGAACAAAAAGTATGA